In Felis catus isolate Fca126 chromosome A3, F.catus_Fca126_mat1.0, whole genome shotgun sequence, a single genomic region encodes these proteins:
- the FAM217B gene encoding protein FAM217B: MNAGPSWNKAQRSKNSSGKRQSKSQAPQVSPHLPVDRLRESVAPEGKPKRSPLDPRCRGASGNELFLDLQCMKIMKEGADEDEDSASDLSDSERVPVPPSALAPPELHLRAEEIDAADPDPDPDPDPRGTQTTYRYADFLPAPFSSWDLRDLAVPPGAEPRPAAQGGAAGLLARYIDRLLQLEWLQMQTVQGEKGKGAKARPPTAPGVAGALKSPGRSKLVVSAPARPHQEGAPKPGASRRRDLHLEEARPSYYAFDTPRKAVHAARSGGPSSQKPALEGRTEEQKKKWSKSPRPQRRDLPCSDSGPRADSGGGGASAQAVTTPDSCGAPRAQAHGNLKKKGSASTCSQATISSEKKFKTNGVKQSTYRFK, encoded by the coding sequence ATGAATGCTGGCCCATCTTGGAATAAAGCACAACGTTCAAAAAACTCTTCAGGAAAAAGGCAGAGTAaatcccaggcaccccaggtgtcCCCCCATCTGCCCGTGGACAGACTCAGAGAAAGCGTTGCCCCGGAAGGCAAACCCAAAAGGAGCCCCCTGGACCCCAGGTGTCGGGGCGCCTCGGGGAACGAGCTGTTTCTCGACCTTCAGTGCATGAAAATCATGAAGGAGGGTGCAGACGAGGACGAGGACAGCGCCAGTGACTTGTCGGACTCGGAGAGAGTCCCGGTGCCGCCTTCCGCGCTAGCGCCCCCGGAGCTGCACCTGCGAGCGGAGGAGATCGATGCCGCCGACCCGGACCCGGACCCGGACCCGGACCCGCGGGGCACGCAGACCACCTACCGCTACGCGGACTTCCTCCCGGCCCCGTTCAGCTCCTGGGACCTCCGCGACCTGGCCGTGCCACCGGGCGCCGAGCCCAGGCCAGCGGCTCAGGGCGGCGCTGCGGGGCTGCTCGCCAGGTACATCGACAGGCTGCTCCAGCTCGAGTGGCTGCAGATGCAGACCGTGCAgggtgagaaggggaagggcGCCAAGGCCAGGCCTCCCACCGCCCCCGGCGTGGCGGGGGCTCTGAAAAGCCCAGGCAGAAGCAAGCTGGTGGTCAGCGCTCCCGCCAGGCCTCACCAAGAGGGGGCTCCCAAGCCAGGCGCTTCCCGAAGGAGAGACCTGCACCTCGAGGAAGCCCGTCCATCCTATTACGCCTTTGACACCCCCCGCAAAGCTGTCCACGCGGCGCGGAGCGGCGGACCAAGTTCGCAGAAGCCAGCCTTGGAGGGCAGGacagaggagcagaaaaagaaatggagtaaGAGCCCCAGGCCGCAGCGCCGGGACCTGCCCTGCAGTGACAGCGGCCCCCGCGCGGACAGCGGCGGTGGCGGTGCTTCGGCGCAGGCGGTGACCACCCCGGACTCCTGCGGGGCCCCCAGAGCGCAAGCTCACGGGAACCTGAAGAAGAAGGGCAGTGCCAGCACCTGCTCTCAGGCCACCATATCCAGTGAGAAGAAATTCAAAACCAATGGAGTAAAGCAAAGCACATACAGATTcaaataa